The Papaver somniferum cultivar HN1 chromosome 6, ASM357369v1, whole genome shotgun sequence genome segment gggaaggaGGTGTTCAGAGTCTTGAAGAAGAAACATGGGGTTGAGTTCAACTCATTCATTTCAGAAAAGGTAACCCCAGTTGCCGGAGATGTCACTTTAGAAAACTTAGGAATAAATGACTCCGAGTTGACAAAGAAATTGTGGAGTGAAGTAGATTTTGTCGCGAACTTTGCTGCAACTACCAACTTTGATGAGAGGTAAATAAGGTCATGGATCTTTGAATCAAGTAGAAAGATATTTACGTAGCCTACAAAAGCATAACTTGTGTGTTGTTGTTGATCATTGAGTAGATATGATGTTGCATTTGATATCAATACTATGGGAGCTAAgcatgttttggagttttctaagAAGTGTGTAAAGCTGAAGTTGCTTCTTCACATATCAACAGGTAAAGAAATTTACTTGAAATTTACTAATGGAATTTGTATCCAATCCTTATGAATAATGTTTATTTTCAGCATATGTATGGGGTGAGAAATCAGGATTGTTATTAGAGAATCCTCTAAGAAAAGGTGAAACACTAAATGGAACGACTTCGGTGAAGTTGGACAGCCAAGTTGAGATGAAATTGATCTCCCAAAGACAGAAAGAACTCAAAGCTGAGCAACTTCCAAAGAAAGAAGAAACAATAGCCATGAAAGAGTTTGGTCTTCAAAGGTTTTTATTAAACCTACTTCACATGCATCCTTATATTCTACTCCAAATTCAAAATGAGtaacaattgatttttttttttttgttcttgtgaAAACAGGGCAAGGTTGTTTGGATGGCCTAATACGTATGTGTTTACAAAGGCAATGGGAGAGATGGAAATCGGCGAATTGATAGAGAGTCGAAATGATCTTCCGGTTGTTATTCTTAGACCAACCATTATCACCTCTACATTCAGAGAACCATTTCCCGGATGGATTGAAGGCGTCAGGTTTGCGAACATAGTATATTCGAACTTGCATCCGTATAACCTTAATTACAAGATATTGAACTTGATTTAACTTGCAATTACGCTGGTCTGAGGTGATTGTTGTTTTCAATAAATTCAGGACCATTGACAGCATTATCCTTGGTGCCGGTAAAGGAAAGGTTAAATGCTTTCTGGCAAGGGCCGATGTCATTATGGATTTGGTAAGCGTATTAGCACTGAGCTAAGAGTGCAATCATAATAATAGATTGTGAGCCGAAATCGACGTAAGTTCTCATGTGCAAAAACTGAAGTTGACATATTATACACAGATCCCAGGGGACATGGTGGTGAACGCAGCAATAGTGGCTATGATAAGTCATGCAAATCAACCATCTGATGCTCGTCAACAGTTCATATATCAAGTGGGTTCATCTGCAAGAGCACCACTAGAAACCACTAGGCTGAGAAATTATGTGTATAATTATTTTTCCAAGAATCCATTAATATCAACATCATCCATTGGCAAAAGTAATGGGAAACCTATTCAAGTTTCTTACCCGTTTATCTTCCCAACCATGGCCAGCTTCTTAACGTTCCTCTACGTAACTCACATGCTGCCTTTGAAGGTAAGTGATATCTATATTTACGCGCTTATCTTCGAATTGTTAGTTATTTAACTCTCGTCGGCTAACTTTGTAACTCTTTTCCCAGGGTTTGCGCTTAGCGAATGCTGTGTTTTGCAATTATTTTCGCGACAATTGTAATGATGCTGAACGAAAGATAACTTTCATAACGAAATTGGTTAAGCTCTATGAACCTTACATATTGTTCAAAGGAATGTAAGTAGCTCCGTTTGTGTAAACTTAGTTTTGACAAGTTTCTATTACTCCATGAAACCTTACATTTCTCAGTATTGCTGCAGCTTTGATGACTTGAATACGGAGAGGCTGAGAATAGCTGTGAGAGGGAGTGCAGCCGAGGCAGATACATTTTATTTTGATCCCAATTGCATCAATTGGGATGAATATTTCATGAATACTCATATCCCCGGTCTTGTCCAATATGCTCTCAAGTACTAATTTTACTTTCTATCATTATTGTAGTTTATCTCGAATGCTGAAATTTCATACAAACTTGTAACCATGTATGTGATAAGCTATTCCCCTCCTATCCACTGTTTTTATGCAATACGATTCATTTGGAGACATCTTTCTTTACTTGCCAACATTTTGCTCGTCTTCATCCTactcatttttaaatattttttcttatttttaatttacatcagaatgcatccagtttcaaccttgctattttttaagtttaagtcaggatgaatctagtttcatccttgctatttttttgatgtCCATTTCACAAATAatgatttttactcgtccatttgaaccatgttttaaaaatatctggacaaatgacccattttccggttCTGTTTGGGTCTTGAACTCACAGTTCATCTGCGTTGACGGTACGACCGTAACAGAAATTCTCAATTTTTGCTTGCCAATATTTACAAATTTACAATTTTGCTTGCTAATCACATGTTTGCTTTCCTTTTTTCTGCCCAATCCTAGTAGTACATACAAAATTATAGAAAGTGTTTTAGTTTTCCCAAACTGGAGTTCTACAAAATTATACTAGGAAGTGTTCTAATTCTACCCAATATTTGAGCATCTATACGCGCCTATATATAGAGAATGAACCATAGTCACAATTGCCATTGTTTGTCTCGATATCACATCTTCTTTACGTTTCTCCAAGTCTAGAATTATACAAAAATATCACTTGCAAAAATTAATTGCATAAGCAATATAGGTGATCACCCCATCAAAAAACTAAGGAATAGCAATAGACCTATTATTGCAAGAGATTTCTTCATGGACAGTATTGCAAAAGCATGTCGAAATTTGAAGCTCAAACGTGAAATATGATGGGCCTTAACGATACCCAACAACGAGGCCCAATCAACTTTTATGTGAGCCCTGGTGTGCATATAAcccatttttcagtttttttttcactTAGAAACCCACTGGCAGAAAATTGCGCCCCTTAGATCCAAAAGATAAATATGATCAATGGGACTTTATTATGAATTTTAATTCTGCTAATATCTTTCCATGGTTAATTATTGGGAACCTAAATTGTATTATGCACATTGATGAAAAGCATTGTGGAAATGATAAAAACTCAAGTGCTACAAAGTTCATGCATGATTCtatttagaacttggatcttatTGATCTTAGATATTAAGGAAATTCTTTTACTTGGTCTAACAATAGACTTGgacaagaaaatataaaagagAGAATTGATAGAGTCATAATTTCTACCGACTGATTAATGTTTTCCCTAATGCCATTGTAGAACATCTTGTTCTGACCATACTCCAATTCTATTAGATATCACTCCCCTaaaaaaatttgaagaagactAACCTTTTAGAGTCCTTAGATTTTGGCTTAGTCATGAAAATTTCCATAATCTCACTGAAGATAAATGGAAGAACACTATTAAATGATCTAATGCTTACTGCTTTACCAATAAGCTTAAAATtttatctttttctctttttacttggaaaaaaaaggattttggaaatatttttcaaaatattaatgACATTAATATGAAAATATTTGAGCTCCATTATGCTAATCCCTTGCCAATAAAGGaaataaaaaatcttcaaaaTCAGCTTGAAGGATGGTATGATAGAAAATATGATTACTAGCTAAAGATAAATTCCTAAAATACCATGATAGAAACAAAGCCTATTGTCACCAAACTGCGTCTAACACAACAAGAATTAATCATATCCATACTCTTAGGGACTCAACTGGTCTGTGCATTGAAGATCCTAAAAAAATTGATACTCTTCTCGTAAATAATTTTAAGGATATAGGTTCCTCTAGAGAAATTATGTATGATAATTTTATCTCTGATATAATTACTCATGTTATCACTAATGATGATAACATTAAGTTAACTGAAGTCCCAAATGATGAGGAAATTAAAAACACTCTCTTCTGCATGAACCAGTGGTGCGCTCCATGTACGGATGGTTATCCATCTGGATTTTTTAAGACCCACTGGAATGTTTTCTATATATAATGATATCATTAACCTTGTCCAAGATTCCTTTAAGACAAAATTTATATTCAAAAATCTAAATTATATTTTTACCAGTCTAATTCCTAAAGTTCAGAATCCATCTTGTCCTAGTGACTTCAGGCCAATTAGTTTAAGTAATACTCTTTATAAACTTATTTCTAAAATTCTTGCCAATAGGATAGAAACCTTTATTAGGAAAAATGATTTCTCAAAACCAGTCGGCTTTCATTCCTGGTCGTCATATTACGGATAAACTCTAAAATAAAATAGGTTTCTTTGCTTTGAAGCTCTAGTTGTCAAAAGCCTTCAATAGGGTTGAGTAGCCGTTTCTTGAAAAACTCTTCTTTCTTCAGGTTTAATATGTATCGGTGTGAGCTCATAATGCAATGTGTCTCTACTActtctttttttgttcttttaaatGGTGTGTCTGGCGATACGGTTACTGTTAATAGAGGTCTGAGGCAGGGAGACCCATTGTCTCCTACCTctttataatttttattgattttttatcTAGACTCCTTTTTAAAGCGGAAATcgacaaaaaaaatatttggaaTTAAAGTTTCTAAAACTGCCCCGCCCGTGTCTCACCTTTTCTTTGTGGATGAATGCTTCTTACCTGAAGCTCCAAATGTCTTAGATATTCTTAAATTTTTGGTGACTGTTCTGCTCAAGTGAGTAATCTTCAAAATTATGGCATCTATCTTTCTCCTAAGCTTCACAATAGACGCTTCAAGATTATCTCTAGAATACTCAAGGTCAGACAAATCTCTAAGAATGATATATATTTAGGAACCCTTTTGTTTTTTGATAGAAATAAAATTAATAGTTTTGAACCTTTACTTAGTAAATGTTATGCTGCTCTTCAGGATTGGAAGGACAAGCTTATTTCTCAAGATgggaaaattttcttttaaattcAGTTCTTAGTGCTTCTCCGAATTATCAGATGCAATGTTTTACTTTTCCGAAAAAAGTTTTGGATAAATTTGATAATCTCCAAAGGGATTTTTTGGTGGGATAAAAAGGATGTTGTTAAAGGAATTTACACTAAATCTTGGGTCGTTATTTGCTTTAAATATGAAGCTGGAGGATTAGGAATTAGAAACCCTCATAAGCAAAGTCTTTTGTTGATAACTAGATTAGTTTGGAGACTGCTAAAAAATGATAACCAATTATGGACTTAAAACATAAATAGTTTCTAAGTCTAATCCTCTGTTTCATTCTAGAAAGCATAATATTTCTTGGGTATGGAATAGTATATGAAAAGGTTTAGAAATTATTTGCTCTAACTATGAATGGCAGGTTAATTGCGGCTCTCAGGTTAGTATATGGTCTGACTTTTGGCTTTCAAACCAATCTCATAAGCTTACTCCAGTTTTAATAGATAATAATATTCCTCAAACTGTTAATCAACTGACTGATAATTGCGGAAACTGGAATCATAAGCTAATTGAGAAATACATATATCCTTTTATGCATAATCTAATTAAGTCTATTACTTTGAATCCTGAGATTCCTAATAGAATTCGTTGGAAGTCCAGTGCCTCTGGGAATGTACTTCTAAATCTGTATATCATTTTCTCACTGCTAGAGCCTCAAATAATGCTGATAAATTCTTATGGAAACAACTTTGGAAAATTAATTGTGTCCCTATAATTAAGTTGTTCTGCTGGAAATCAGTTTCTAATGTCATTCCTCTTGGAAAACGTTTATATCAGTATATTAAAGATGCATATCCTTGCTGCAGTCTTGGTGTCGATAGTCAATTAGAAGATGAAATGAATTTGTTCTTAAACTGTAGATTTCTAAATCTATCTGGTCATCTTTTGCTTACATTGATACTTTGATTTTGATTAACATCAAGGTTATTAAAACTCGGTTTAATAAGTGTTTGACTGATGCCAATCTGAAAAAATATATTTCAAATATTGCTTGCATCGTGTGGTCCATTTGGAATTATAAAAATGATGTAGTTTTTAGACATATTAAACCTGAACCTTTGTATCTGATTAATAAGATTCTACAAGATCTTTTGAGTATTCCTATTGATAAACCAACTCAGGGGACTGGACAACTAGAAGATAACCAGGACATGAACAATTTAGATAATTTTGATTGGATTATCAAGTTTGATGCTTCTTATAAAGAACAAGATAACTCAATGGGTTTTGCTTTTTCTCTCAACAACCAATCAGGAATCAATTGTGAATTTAGAGCAGGATCAGGATGGGGATCATCCCATTAGATGCAGAAGCAAAAGCATTTCAGCAATCTCTATTGTGGATCAAAGATTTGAAGCTATCTCCATCCTGTTTCCTAAACGACTGCAAGACTCTGACAACAACAATTATTGGAGATAATTCTTCTCAAGTCCACTGGAGAGTGCAAAATAGTGTTTCGAAATGTTTAGAATTGTTTAATTCCCTTAATTATGTATGTTTTAAGTTTAGAAATAGAAATTTAATGTTTTCTCTAGATAAATTAGCGAAGGAGGCTAGAGTTTCTAGAATCAAAAGCTTTACTAATAAAGTTTTAGTGTGTGAGCAAAGATCTCTCTTTTTTGATAAGAGATGAAGGAAGTCTTTTCCTATCTTAAACTTTGTAATTCCCTTTGCTagttaatatgttatgtattttgctatataaaaaagaaaaaaaacttcatgCGCACACCTATTTTCTGAGAAAAAATTTCTCTCACACCCATATTTCTTAAAATTagtcgttttctttttcttccttcgtTATTTTTCCCTTGTGATTTCCTTCTTCCTTTGTCTTCTCTTTTCTGTCACTACCTTTATTTGTTGAGAGAAAGAGGAGAAATCAGCAGGGGATGATCATGTTGCTGCCGTTAACTGATAAGAATTTTTGAAGAAGATTCAAAGTGACTTCAGGTATTTGTGGTATAACCTGATTTAAGTGAACTGTTTCAAAGTGAATAATCCGAAGAATTGGTTTGATTTTCTTTAAAATCAGGCATTATATCTAATGAAATCcatctatttatttgttttaatTCATTCTATGACCATAACTTAAACGTTTGATCTAAatttagattattatttttttgttgttgttaatttTTATGAACTAAATCTCAATCACATGGTTACATGTCTCTGTCCGCGCATTATTTTCTAAAACTGCTAACTCTCATAACAATTGAGAAGATGAATATCAGTTATCTGAGGAGTTAGAATTGGACAAAAATAAGTGCAGGCAGTTGGGGTTTTCTTTATTACCACAATGTGATTGTTTCTCGGGGTATTGGTGTAAATAATGGTGGTTCTTGGTGCAGTTCTTGAGATGTAAATGAAGATGGAACCAGTGGCAGGGGTGATTACAACAACATATTTAGGGGTTCTATCATCCATGGTTAAATCGAAGTGGGAATTTTTCGTGAGATTTAGAAGGCAGTATTGAGAGATGGGCAGTGAGTTGAAGAAATGATGCAACTGTGTTGTTGATTCATAGGGTGCACAGAGAGTTAAAAATGATTTTCTTTTGCTGGATTAATGATAGAATGGCTGCAATGTCTGGGTTTTAAGAATACATAATGCATTTGATTTGTGAACTGGTGATATTCAAGGGGTCTTGAACTACTGGTGTTTTCTTGTGCATACAATGGGTTTCAGATAACACTTGAATTCTGGCCAAACAACGGATGAAATGGGGGCTTGAATAAGTCTGATATTAATGAAAATGTTGATTACTGCAACAACAATAGATTTTGGTGGTTCAGGATTGAGTTTCATGTTACTGAAATCGGATTCAAGTGACATCTCGATTGAGATTCAAAACTGAAGCAACCAATTAAGGTTCTAAATGTTGAATGAGATTTTTTGTGTCTATGGTGTTATATAATtggatttgtattttttttgtgacGGCTACATAAGTGTTATGCAGCTGAAAATATGGTAGCGTAATACATTATGAAGCCATTTTTGTTGCAGAACTTGTTATGTTGTTGAGGgaatgactgcataatgcattatgcatcctcttttttttttttttttttttttttttttttttttttttttttttactgttagagcattgctcggtcgaactcacaagtgttatctcaagattgttttcaaaactatatcttgatttctagtatacaattagtcaagtctcggattaggacagaagtgtgtagttgagaatcggacatcactgtgttctactgtttgaaggcgaagatcaaccgaagcttttgtagaaattcttcaacaaaagataagtgaagactgaaccacctatttatcAAGTAATATTCAGCTTTTTATCTATGAGACTATGtatgactaattagactattgcagcatatcaagaattttgagtcaagtttatcttggtaatatctttctcgaaatttatgactaagcttaatgaacatttgttcattcttgatgaatttcggttaagaacaatttaataTTCATGATCtaaattgtgattcaagattatcattataaaatagcctgaaacagtgatatgtgtcattgatgttatttgagaaTGTTCCGAAtttatttagagagaaatatagaactactgtaaatctggatacaagacagtatgcatTCCAGTTTCACATATGGAGAAACTTTTTATAGGTCCGGAGCCTCAGTACACGTACCAGAGTATCTATACTTCGGCAACGattttttggtatgcatacccggtatccataccataaaaagtctgttgcTCATGAACCAGGAAGTGAACCGGTAATGGAATGCATACTAAGTATGTATACCGTAAAGGAATTGTTTGTTATGAAACCAgagtggtatccatacccggtacgcaaactggaaaagttctatgagttattgaaCTCGATTTTGTCTTAAGGATACACATgctggtacatgtaccatgaaaaaaatagtcacgaacaaggtagATTACACGTACTTGCCTTGTCGAATATATTTAGATGCACAAAAAATATTTATGTGAGTAATTTATATTTGAATAAATCTATAAAAACACTATAcatacatgattgatcacattataacctatggttgtgactcaagcttAAATtataaagtgttatatgaaaattattaagcttatggttcaatcggctagtCTTGGCTAACCTTCCATGAAAAATGTCCTTATACACGGTTCGgctacggttcatcctaaccagagtgtatatctctGTGTGTTAATctaatttcaaagattcatcttacggtggatattgattgcttgattccaaagctatcttagattaaacctaaagcaacctatactttgaaattctatataaggagaacctcaagcaactgggatttttgaatccctggCACTATTCTTGTGTATCCAAGTTATAAACTAGATTCGTCCACTAcctaaaacccttctagggttttgCGACTAAAAacacttcacctagggattcgtaaagcaaacaagatagataaaaatcgcaaagttctATTTGTtccatactttgtgattccaagggTTTAATACTAATGAGGTGACTAAGAATCGAGGATGATCTTCGATAGTCGTAAGTTCTGAATTTTTAGGTTTGCTTGACTTTgtatattgcaatcgatttccagtctcaccttgatctacggtCAAAAAAGAAATCACGTATAGGCTTCTTTGtgagaggaagattggtttaaagtcttcaatttaattaaagcaactcttaggttgtataggacgtcagctaagggaatcaattgcacggagtccttatgggattcaagaggcgtaaagagCGCGACTGTAACCGAATTGTTTTATATTCCATTACGAAgttatttgtagtaggctagagtctgtagcggtttTATACAAtttggttttcaatctggactaggtccaggggttaatctgcatttgtggtttcttcgttaacataatttctggtgtctgtgttatttcgtttcagcattaatcaatcaaagtagatacatgcatccttgtttattggatacgacttgattggttcttggatattgatctttggaatcgtccaagaactctcacacgtaaatcaggttcgtGGACTAGTATCTGTAAACTTTCGGATTGTGGAAGAAAGGGATAAAAAATTCTGAATATTATTTCTCGatcgagattcattaagttgaaatcTAGGaattttatttaggttttgtccatacagtttGCCTAAGAAAACATTGGTggtgtacccccgcattttcaattagtatcagagcaagcaaatacgttgaagacctaataagtctgtgatTCAATAAATATGACTATATGAACAGGAGCGCAATCTCGATAAACATGCCTCTAGCCTTTGATGGCACAAAttaattatggtggaaaattgatattcCTTCCTTTTCACAAGTCCGTGAATTTGAGACATGGAAATTTGTAGTAATTAGATATGATTTCCTGACAGCTGTTAGAGACGAAACCACTATTGCGAAACCATTAGCATAATATAGTAAGACCGAGATAAgtgttgcaaagcataattctgatggattaaatgtTATTATTCACGCCATAATCCAAGATCTTCAGAACCATATGAGTtcatgcactaagtctaaagatgtttgagatatcttagaaactgtattcgaaggagatacctcagaaaaagaagctaggcttcaaaacctatatTCTGACTGGGAAAAATCTTCGTATGtatgatgaagattcgtttgatgagtttaatcaaaaagtgtctggaatttttaatgcatcttatgCATTAGGAAAGATTATTCCCCAAAAGGATACTCTGATGAAAATTCTTCGATCTTTActagcaagatacgagtctaagaaacatgtcatcatggagggaaataaccttgctacactttccagaaacacattattcggaaagttaaagatctttgatcatgaactgcaatccaaatccggaaaggatATTGCGTTTAAGACACTGAAAAACACTGAAGCTGTcaaaagtgaaagtgttgacaTCTCTATGAAAAATCTTGTTGATTTACGAATTTCCAAATCcggaaaggatattgcgttcaagACATTCGAATTTTCATACGAATTTTCATTAATCACAAGACAGATTAGAGAACTTCTCAGGAACAGAaataaacggttcactagagaaaAAAACCCACGTCAGCAAagcctcataatcgtgttcctatGAAAAATAGAGACTCTAACGATTCTgacgacgaggatatgccacagtgcttcaagtgtaaagggttcgaTCATTTTTCCAATGAGTGCCCAAACCGAaggaaatacactggaaacaagggCCTTGATGCATGCTTGATGAAACATCAGATCATTATGATTTCGAAGAGGATGATGGACCAAGTGTAGCACTCTTAGAAGAAATTTTCAATCTTGATGAATGTAGAAATacacatatcaatcttgataatttgattgatgattcttcatcaaaatctttGGAGGATGTTATACATTTTTCATATACTAATGAAAACTCTATTGATGTTTCAGGTACTCTTTGTTTAGCTGCTAATGTCGTTCCTGAATCGATCTCcaaaccaacatgtccttattgtaccaTTGAGGGTCACGACTCACACAATGTTTCATGTACAAACACAAACTAAGGTATGTGAACAAACTGCAATGGAGAGCTAGTCGTTCGGCAAATgtgcttaaacttgttcagaagtccaACCACGAGGTAAGTAAAGTTAACACTTCTTCTCCTAAAATATTGAATGTTTCAAAGGAAAGGGTAAAATCTCAAATGAAGAGAAGAGTCCGGGCTAAACGTTCCATTAAGAAGGGTATTCCAAATTCCGTGCAGGAACCTAGTGGTGAGCACTTTACTGATCACCTTAACACAAGTTAATTGTGTTgaaatgtgcatcttg includes the following:
- the LOC113285416 gene encoding alcohol-forming fatty acyl-CoA reductase-like, producing MELNSIVESVDNKTILVTGATGFLAKLFVEKLLRVQPNLKQLFLVIRAPDSASVTQRFHNEVIGKEVFRVLKKKHGVEFNSFISEKVTPVAGDVTLENLGINDSELTKKLWSEVDFVANFAATTNFDERYDVAFDINTMGAKHVLEFSKKCVKLKLLLHISTAYVWGEKSGLLLENPLRKGETLNGTTSVKLDSQVEMKLISQRQKELKAEQLPKKEETIAMKEFGLQRARLFGWPNTYVFTKAMGEMEIGELIESRNDLPVVILRPTIITSTFREPFPGWIEGVRTIDSIILGAGKGKVKCFLARADVIMDLIPGDMVVNAAIVAMISHANQPSDARQQFIYQVGSSARAPLETTRLRNYVYNYFSKNPLISTSSIGKSNGKPIQVSYPFIFPTMASFLTFLYVTHMLPLKGLRLANAVFCNYFRDNCNDAERKITFITKLVKLYEPYILFKGIFDDLNTERLRIAVRGSAAEADTFYFDPNCINWDEYFMNTHIPGLVQYALKY